One genomic segment of Helianthus annuus cultivar XRQ/B chromosome 14, HanXRQr2.0-SUNRISE, whole genome shotgun sequence includes these proteins:
- the LOC110939856 gene encoding uncharacterized protein LOC110939856 → MKVMDSSERKSHQQNKNIGVQGSGGHKRNNVLVGDEVVKASRESLCKRGVHLLLAKLGWDRRCHFKVKKRLNKMLTKLETKSDRVKGLSFDSKRLWILASLHSGVIQLWDYRMGV, encoded by the exons ATGAAGGTTATGGATTCATCGGAACGAAAAAGTCATCAACAGAACAAAAACATCGGTGTTCAAGGTAGTGGAGGACATAAAAGAAATAACGTTTTGGTGGGTGACGAAGTGGTCAAGGCTTCAAGGGAATCACTTTGCAAAAGGGGTGTTCATTTACTG CTTGCAAAGCTAGGATGGGATCGCAGGTGTCACTTCAAG GTTAAAAAACGGTTGAACAAGATGTTGACGAAGCTTGAGACGAAGAGTGATCGAGTGAAAGGTTTGAGTTTCGACAGCAAGAGGTTGTGGATCTTGGCGAGTCTTCACAGTGGTGTGATTCAGCTATGGGATTACCGGATGGGGGTTTGA
- the LOC110939855 gene encoding nuclear transcription factor Y subunit A-10: protein MTMNSVYYKEHDDDKDWNQMGSGPWWSSELVTRSAPEESILVKSSTKDDVTAKLPNHDSDQVFDKRDITQFNIIGDDSKDLSNKRKSTKIQAALSMQSDQSYVELGFGQPTMVCGRYPFEDQCYGLFSAYGPQIKGRIMLPFNLGSDDGPLYVNAKQYHGIIRRRRSRAKAEMANKALKSRKPYLHLSRHLHAMRRPRGNGGRFLNSKKIGNCKDENTDLKKHNPSPDSPNFTILLSGHNNLNSPQESNSNGSHIPRSEVTSMFSIGDCKHFPIGNLSMVSLSDMMSGNNTGHGFSMHGKWVETAGNAGVGVGVGGSRFNFAV from the exons ATGACTATGAATTCTGTTTATTACAAAGAACATGATGATGACAAGGATTGGAATCAGATGGGTTCGGGTCCGTGGTGGAGTAGTGAGCTTGTGACTCGGTCAGCTCCTGAAGAATCAATCCTGGTGAAATCTTCAACAAAGGATGATGTTACAGCTAAACTACCAAATCATGATTCAGACCAAGTTTTTGATAAGAGGGATATAACTCAGTTCAATATTATTGGTG ATGACAGCAAAGATTTATCCAACAAAAGAAAATCTACTAAAATTCAGGCAGCTCTTTCAATGCAATCTGACCAAAGTTATGTTGAGCTTGGATTTGGTCAGCCAACCATG GTATGTGGCAGATACCCTTTTGAAGATCAATGTTATGGATTGTTCTCAGCTTATGGACCTCAAATCAAG GGTCGGATCATGTTGCCGTTTAACTTGGGCAGTGATGATGGACCGCTATATGTGAATGCGAAGCAATATCATGGAATTATAAGGCGTAGAAGATCGCGTGCTAAGGCGGAAATGGCAAATAAAGCTCTAAAAAGCCGAAAG CCATATTTGCACCTTTCACGTCATCTCCATGCAATGCGCCGACCAAGAGGGAACGGTGGCCGGTTCCTGAACAGCAAAAAGATTGGAAACTGCAAAGATGAAAACACGGATCTGAAAAAACACAACCCTTCACCGGATTCTCCAAATTTCACTATTTTGTTGTCGGGTCATAACAACTTGAACTCTCCACAAGAATCAAATAGTAACGGGTCCCACATTCCTCGATCGGAGGTGACTAGTATGTTCTCAATAGGAGATTGTAAGCACTTCCCAATCGGGAACCTTTCGATGGTCTCTTTGTCAGATATGATGTCTGGAAACAATACTGGACATGGTTTTAGCATGCACGGAAAATGGGTTGAAACCGCAGGTAATgctggtgttggtgttggtgttggtggtAGCCGTTTCAACTTTGCAGTGTAA